The following proteins are co-located in the Vicugna pacos chromosome 3, VicPac4, whole genome shotgun sequence genome:
- the LOC140690428 gene encoding olfactory receptor 14A16-like, which yields MANVSMSITEFVLMGFSDSREGQVLHVILFLFIYLAALVGNLLIVLLTTLDQHLHSPMHFFLKTLSLLDVCFISVTVPKAIIQSLTQNSSISFLGCVAQVFLVVLFACAELTLLTVMSYDRYVAICRPLHYQVVMKKAACEQMLAASWLSGIASGLLNTSVTFSLPFCRSNFVHQFFCEIPSLLKLSCSEKFVAEIGAIIVTTSLGIVCFISILVSYIHIFSTVMSIPSVKGRSKAFSTCIPHLVVVTVFLNTGSIAYLKPVSESPSVSDLMVSVFYTVVPPTLNPIIYSLKNQDIKAAFWKMLRKTIFKYNDGNKNNNNNKGIDTSFNSDKHEVKLVNCNRLPAI from the coding sequence ATGGCCAATGTCAGCATGTCCATCACTGAATTCGTCCTCATGGGATTTTCAGATAGCCGGGAGGGGCAAGTCCTCCATGTCATTCTGTTCTTATTCATCTACCTGGCAGCTCTGGTTGGCAATCTTCTCATTGTTCTTCTTACTACTTTGGATCAGCACCTCCACAGTCCTATGCACTTTTTTCTGAAGACACTGTCACTGTTAGATGTCTGTTTCATCTCTGTCACAGTTCCCAAGGCCATCATTCAGTCTTTGACCCAAAATAGTTCCATATCTTTCCTTGGGTGTGTGGCACAagtttttctggttgttttgtttGCATGTGCAGAGTTGACATTGCTCACAGTGATGTCTTATGACCGATATGTGGCTATTTGCCGCCCCCTACATTATCAGGTTGTCATGAAGAAAGCAGCCTGTGAGCAGATGTTGGCTGCTTCATGGCTCAGCGGGATTGCCTCTGGGCTCCTGAATACATCTGTGACCTTCTCATTACCATTCTGTAGGTCAAATTTTGTCCATCAGTTCTTCTGTGAGATTCCTTCATTGCTCAAACTTTCCTGCTCAGAGAAGTTCGTTGCTGAGATTGGAGCCATCATTGTCACAACATCCTTGGGGATCGTGTGTTTTATTTCAATCCTGGTTTCTTATATCCACATCTTCTCCACAGTTATGAGCATTCCATCCGTGAAAGGCAGGTCAAAAGCTTTCTCAACATGCATTCCTCATCTTGTGGTTGTTACTGTTTTCCTCAATACAGGGTCCATTGCCTACCTAAAGCCAGTGTCAGAGTCTCCTTCTGTTTCAGACCTGATGGTGTCTGTCTTCTACACCGTGGTACCACCAACTCTGAATCCCATCATTTACAGCCTGAAGAACCAGGATATAAAAGCTGCTTTCTGGAAAATGCTGAGAAAGACCATATTTAAATACAATGatggcaacaaaaataacaacaacaacaaaggcatAGATACTTCATTTAATTCAGACAAACATGAAGTCAAACTAGTTAATTGTAACAGGCTTCCTGCTATTTAA
- the LOC140689320 gene encoding olfactory receptor 2T29-like produces the protein MENSTWMTNHTDMSGFILVGLFSQTEHPALLCVVIFVIFLMALSGNSILIFLIHSSTHLHTPMYFFISQLSLMDVMYISVTMPKMLMDQVLGVNKISAPECGMQMFLYVTLAGSEFFLLASMAYDRYVAICHPLHYPVFMNHRVCLSLASGCWFLGSVDGFLFTPITMMFPFCRSRVIHHFFCEVPAVLKLSCSDTSLYEIFMYLCCVLMLLIPVTVISGSYYFILLTIHRMNSAEARKKAFATCSSHMTVVILFYGAAVYTYMLPSSYHSPEKDMMVSVFYTILTPVLNPLIYSLRNKDVMGALKKMLNGSFQETVK, from the coding sequence ATGGAGAACAGCACCTGGATGACCAACCACACTGACATGTCAGGTTTCATCCTGGTGGGACTCTTCAGCCAGACAGAGCACCCAGCTCTCCTTTGTGTGGTCATTTTTGTGATTTTCCTGATGGCCTTGTCTGGAAACAGCATCCTGATCTTTCTGATACACTCCAGCAcccacctccacacccccatgtacttttTCATCAGCCAGTTGTCTCTCATGGATGTGATGTACATTTCCGTCACCATGCCCAAGATGCTCATGGACCAAGTCTTGGGTGTGAATAAGATCTCAGCCCCTGAATGCGGGATGCAGATGTTCCTCTATGTGACCCTAGCAGGTTCAGAGTTTTTCCTTCTAGCCTCCATGGCCTATGatcgctacgtggccatctgccaTCCTCTCCATTACCCTGTTTTCATGAACCATAGGGTGTGTCTCTCTCTGGCATCTGGCTGCTGGTTTCTGGGCTCGGTGGATGGCTTCTTGTTTACTCCCATCACCATGATGTTCCCCTTCTGCAGATCCCGGGTGATCcatcatttcttctgtgaggtccCTGCTGTATTAAAGCTCTCCTGCTCAGACACCTCCCTCTATGAGATTTTCATGTACTTGTGCTGTGTCCTCATGCTCCTCATCCCTGTGACAGTCATTTCAGGCTCCTACTATTTTATCCTCCTCACCATCCACAGGATGAACTCAGCAGAGGCCCGGAAGAAGGCCTTTGCCACATGCTCTTCCCACATGACTGTGGTCATCCTCTTCTATGGGGCTGCCGTTTATACCTACATGCTCCCCAGCTCCTACCACAGCCCTGAGAAGGACATGATGGTATCTGTCTTTTACACCATACTCACTCCTGTGCTAAACCCTTTAATCTACAGTCTGAGGAATAAGGATGTTATGGGAGCTCTGAAGAAAATGTTGAATGGGAGCTTTCAAGAAACTGTAAAGTAA